A genome region from Paenibacillus pabuli includes the following:
- a CDS encoding TrkH family potassium uptake protein, translated as MKLNVQWVRLSPPRILVLGFAGIILLGTLLLMLPVSSRSGDSLPFIDALFTATSAVCVTGLVVVDTGTHYSVLGQVIIAVLIQIGGLGFMTMSTLVAIAFKRRISLRERLILQEAMNQNTMEGIVRLIRKVVAYSLILEAVCGTLFAIRWSFDMPVWQAIYYGYWHAISMFNNAGFDMFGDFRSLTGYVYDPLVNFTAMFLIVAGGVGFVVLSDLVDYRKTRKLSLHSKVVLLTTGLLIGFGALVIFVFEYSNPQTLGSLNWGGKILGSFFQSVTPRTAGANTLDIAGLRQATQFFIIILMFIGASPGSTGGGIKTTTFIIMIGAVIAMMRGREDIVFFRYRLQQERIFKALTVTLLALLLIIAVTMLLTMTEDSGFLVILFETTSAFSTVGLSMGLTLKLTTFGKLMICFMMFAGRLGPITLAYALGQKKGKELYKYPEGKMIIG; from the coding sequence GTGAAACTGAATGTTCAATGGGTGCGGCTATCGCCTCCACGAATTCTTGTACTGGGGTTTGCGGGAATTATCCTGCTCGGAACCTTGCTCCTCATGCTTCCGGTTTCCAGTCGCAGCGGGGATAGTCTTCCTTTTATTGATGCCTTATTTACCGCTACATCGGCAGTCTGTGTTACCGGTTTGGTTGTTGTGGACACGGGTACTCATTACTCTGTGCTGGGCCAGGTGATCATTGCCGTTCTGATTCAGATCGGCGGACTTGGCTTCATGACCATGTCCACGCTGGTGGCGATTGCGTTCAAGCGGCGGATTTCCCTGCGGGAGCGATTGATTTTGCAGGAAGCGATGAACCAGAACACGATGGAAGGCATTGTGCGGCTTATCCGTAAGGTTGTGGCCTATTCTCTCATTCTGGAAGCCGTATGCGGTACGCTATTCGCCATCCGCTGGTCATTTGATATGCCTGTTTGGCAGGCCATCTATTACGGATACTGGCATGCGATCTCCATGTTTAATAATGCAGGATTTGATATGTTTGGAGACTTCCGCAGTCTGACCGGGTATGTCTATGATCCACTGGTGAACTTTACGGCCATGTTTTTGATTGTGGCTGGGGGCGTTGGCTTTGTCGTATTATCCGATCTGGTGGATTATCGTAAAACACGCAAACTTTCGCTTCACTCCAAGGTGGTGCTGCTAACCACAGGCTTGTTGATTGGATTCGGTGCGTTGGTCATTTTTGTGTTTGAATACAGCAATCCGCAGACATTGGGCAGTTTGAACTGGGGCGGTAAGATTCTCGGTTCGTTCTTTCAATCGGTAACCCCGCGAACGGCAGGAGCTAATACGCTGGATATTGCCGGTCTCAGACAGGCAACGCAGTTTTTCATCATTATTTTAATGTTTATTGGGGCTTCTCCAGGTTCCACCGGAGGCGGGATCAAAACAACAACATTTATCATTATGATCGGAGCTGTCATCGCGATGATGCGCGGCAGGGAGGATATTGTTTTTTTCAGATATCGGCTTCAACAGGAACGTATCTTCAAGGCGTTGACGGTTACGCTCCTTGCGCTGTTGCTGATCATTGCAGTTACTATGCTGCTCACCATGACGGAAGATAGCGGTTTTCTTGTGATTTTATTTGAGACGACATCCGCCTTTTCTACCGTTGGGTTATCGATGGGGTTGACGTTGAAACTGACTACATTCGGGAAGCTCATGATCTGTTTCATGATGTTTGCGGGACGGCTTGGACCGATTACGCTGGCGTATGCACTTGGGCAGAAAAAGGGTAAAGAACTGTATAAGTATCCTGAAGGAAAAATGATTATTGGATAG
- a CDS encoding potassium channel family protein: MKRQQFAVIGLGRFGSSLAQELMELGYEVLGIDKNEEVVEDMSELVTHAVVADATDEEVLRSLGIRNFDCGIVAIGDDIQTSVLTAILLKELGVKTVVAKAISVLHGRALDKLGIDRVVYPERDMGIRVAHQLVTPNLLDYIELSNDYSIVEMKVPACLHNTTLSSLNARVRFGCSIVALQKETGVIIAPTALDSLQMGDIMVIIGMNDDIDRFEQEVISQEG; this comes from the coding sequence ATGAAAAGACAGCAGTTTGCGGTGATTGGGCTGGGTCGCTTCGGCTCGAGTCTGGCACAGGAATTAATGGAACTTGGCTACGAGGTGCTTGGCATTGACAAAAATGAAGAGGTCGTTGAAGACATGAGTGAACTGGTCACTCATGCGGTTGTGGCGGATGCTACGGATGAGGAAGTGCTGCGCTCACTGGGTATCCGTAATTTCGACTGCGGCATTGTGGCCATCGGAGACGATATTCAGACCAGCGTTCTTACCGCAATCCTGTTGAAGGAACTTGGCGTGAAAACGGTCGTTGCCAAGGCGATCTCCGTCTTGCACGGGCGAGCTCTGGATAAGCTGGGCATTGATCGCGTCGTTTATCCGGAACGGGATATGGGCATTCGGGTTGCCCATCAGCTCGTCACACCGAATCTGCTGGACTACATTGAACTTTCCAATGATTACAGCATTGTGGAAATGAAAGTACCGGCATGTCTGCATAATACAACGCTGTCCAGCCTGAATGCGCGTGTACGCTTCGGCTGCAGTATTGTAGCGCTGCAGAAGGAGACCGGAGTCATTATCGCTCCGACTGCACTGGACTCGCTTCAGATGGGCGACATCATGGTCATTATCGGAATGAATGATGATATCGACCGGTTCGAACAAGAGGTAATCAGCCAGGAGGGCTAA
- a CDS encoding LysR family transcriptional regulator, producing the protein MFEDLNAFAAVVEQSSLNRASKLLNLSQPALSRKIAKLEDELGVALFHRRGKRLELTSVGQLAYTFAVEQKQQQQKFLTMLAQYKDEEQSAITLGASLTTLQTTLPPLVNAFMEKHPNAEIKLVTGKTHEIVSSVRDKKADVGIVASSINEAGLNCVPLFDDHLELVVPLTHPLSGKEAGMEHLQDLPMITFSKGTWYRKLTDDLFQRCAVMPDIRMEIDSFEAIVRLLPTCKAAALLPKSYLRPQLLADNDLVSVYLPQLQQTRRTTCMIYGEKEDLSETSRQWVKETAALFTAKAPLPSRRTTTP; encoded by the coding sequence ATGTTCGAGGATTTAAATGCATTTGCGGCAGTCGTGGAGCAATCGAGCCTGAATCGTGCATCCAAATTGCTGAATCTGTCTCAGCCTGCCCTCTCGCGCAAAATCGCGAAATTGGAGGATGAACTGGGGGTGGCGCTTTTTCACCGCCGTGGCAAACGTCTTGAATTGACCAGTGTCGGCCAGCTTGCCTACACGTTTGCGGTGGAACAAAAGCAGCAGCAGCAAAAGTTTCTGACCATGCTTGCCCAGTATAAGGACGAGGAGCAGAGTGCCATTACGCTTGGAGCATCCCTTACTACACTCCAAACCACATTACCGCCTTTGGTTAATGCTTTCATGGAGAAACATCCCAACGCCGAGATCAAGCTCGTGACTGGGAAAACACATGAGATCGTCTCCTCTGTACGGGACAAAAAAGCGGACGTTGGCATTGTTGCCTCCTCCATTAATGAAGCCGGGCTGAACTGTGTGCCTCTCTTCGATGATCATCTGGAGCTGGTAGTGCCGCTTACGCACCCTTTGTCCGGCAAAGAGGCCGGAATGGAGCACTTGCAGGATCTGCCTATGATTACCTTCTCCAAAGGCACCTGGTATCGCAAACTGACAGACGATCTGTTTCAGCGCTGTGCCGTCATGCCGGATATTCGGATGGAGATTGATTCGTTTGAAGCCATCGTCCGCCTCCTGCCCACTTGTAAGGCCGCTGCTCTGCTGCCCAAGTCTTATCTCCGTCCTCAGCTGCTTGCAGACAATGATCTGGTCTCCGTGTATCTCCCTCAGCTGCAGCAGACCCGCCGAACAACCTGCATGATCTACGGGGAAAAGGAAGATCTCAGCGAAACGTCCAGACAGTGGGTCAAAGAAACGGCAGCGCTCTTTACAGCAAAGGCGCCACTGCCCTCCAGGAGGACTACGACGCCTTAA
- a CDS encoding succinate dehydrogenase cytochrome b558 subunit, which yields MKGFYSRKLHSLLGVIPLSLFFLEHLVTNFSAVEGGKEGFDGAVAFLNSLPLVIVLETFLIWLPLFYHGVYGLYIAYQAKPNVGRYGNERNWRYTLQRISGVITFVFVIWHVWETRVQVALGNVTHEELGGVIHDVVMNPVTFILYLISVVAASYHFANGLWSFLVSWGITVGPRAQRVSSYVCMSLFGIVAIMFIASLFAFRSIDFQTATTMMDTIKAVLI from the coding sequence ATGAAAGGGTTTTACTCCAGAAAGCTGCACTCCTTGCTTGGCGTCATCCCGCTCAGTTTGTTTTTTCTTGAGCACCTGGTGACGAACTTCTCGGCAGTTGAAGGCGGCAAAGAAGGTTTTGACGGTGCTGTTGCCTTCCTGAACAGTCTGCCTCTTGTTATTGTCTTGGAAACGTTTCTCATCTGGTTGCCGTTGTTCTATCACGGTGTATACGGTCTGTACATTGCTTATCAGGCCAAGCCTAATGTCGGACGTTACGGCAATGAACGCAACTGGCGCTACACATTGCAGCGGATCAGTGGGGTCATTACGTTTGTTTTCGTAATCTGGCACGTTTGGGAAACTCGGGTGCAGGTTGCATTGGGTAATGTAACGCATGAAGAACTTGGCGGTGTCATTCATGACGTCGTGATGAACCCGGTAACGTTTATTTTATATCTGATCAGTGTGGTTGCGGCCTCCTACCACTTTGCTAACGGCTTATGGTCGTTCCTGGTTAGCTGGGGGATTACCGTTGGACCGCGTGCGCAGCGTGTATCCTCTTATGTGTGCATGAGTCTGTTCGGTATTGTGGCTATTATGTTCATCGCTTCGTTGTTTGCTTTCCGGAGCATTGACTTCCAGACGGCAACAACGATGATGGATACGATTAAGGCAGTTCTGATTTAA
- the sdhA gene encoding succinate dehydrogenase flavoprotein subunit, whose protein sequence is MASSNVIIVGGGLAGLMAAIKSAEAGVHVHLFSLVPVKRSHSVCAQGGINGAVNTKGEGDSPWVHFDDTVYGGDFLANQPPVKAMCEAAPGIIHLMDRMGVMFNRTPEGLLDFRRFGGTKHHRTAFAGATTGQQLLYALDEQVRRWEAAGLVTKYENWEFLQAVIDDEGICRGIVAQDLKTMKVQTFPAEAVILASGGPGIIFGKTTNSVINTGTAASAVYQQGVNYANGEFIQIHPTAIPGDDKLRLMSESARGEGGRIWTYKDGKPWYFLEEKYPSYGNLVPRDIATREIFSVCVDMGLGVNGENMVYLDLSHKDPKELDVKLGGIIEIYEKFMGDDPRKIPMKIFPAVHYSMGGMWVDYNQMTNIPGLFAAGECEYQYHGANRLGANSLVSAIYGGMVAGPKAVEYIKGLKKSSADVNSSVFDGYTKRQTDKYEGILKMQGNENAYVIHKELGEWMTANMTVVRYNDKLEATIGKIKELKERYGKINMYDTSGWNNPGAAFTRQLWNMLELAEAMTLGALLRNESRGAHYKPEFTERNDEEFLKTTIASWSKEGPQISYEPVDVSLIPPRIRDYSKD, encoded by the coding sequence ATGGCATCATCTAATGTAATTATTGTGGGCGGAGGTCTCGCGGGCTTGATGGCGGCGATCAAATCGGCTGAGGCCGGAGTCCATGTTCATTTATTTTCACTGGTTCCTGTCAAAAGATCCCACTCCGTATGTGCCCAGGGCGGCATTAACGGTGCGGTAAATACCAAGGGGGAGGGCGACTCCCCGTGGGTTCACTTTGACGACACCGTGTATGGCGGCGACTTCCTTGCGAACCAGCCACCCGTTAAAGCCATGTGTGAAGCTGCACCTGGTATTATCCACCTGATGGACCGGATGGGCGTTATGTTCAACCGGACACCGGAAGGATTGCTTGATTTCCGCCGTTTCGGGGGAACCAAGCATCACCGTACAGCATTTGCCGGAGCAACGACAGGACAACAATTGCTCTATGCATTGGATGAGCAGGTTCGTCGCTGGGAAGCAGCGGGTCTGGTTACGAAATATGAGAACTGGGAGTTCCTGCAGGCAGTTATTGATGATGAAGGCATCTGTCGCGGAATCGTGGCACAGGATCTGAAAACGATGAAGGTGCAGACGTTCCCTGCCGAAGCCGTTATTCTCGCAAGCGGCGGCCCTGGTATCATTTTCGGTAAAACAACGAACTCCGTTATCAATACAGGTACAGCAGCAAGTGCGGTGTACCAGCAAGGCGTTAACTATGCCAACGGGGAATTCATTCAGATTCACCCGACAGCCATTCCAGGGGATGACAAGCTTCGTTTGATGTCCGAATCGGCACGTGGTGAGGGCGGCCGGATCTGGACGTACAAAGACGGCAAGCCATGGTACTTCCTTGAAGAGAAGTATCCATCCTACGGTAACCTCGTTCCTCGTGATATCGCAACGCGGGAAATCTTCAGTGTTTGTGTGGATATGGGACTTGGAGTCAACGGTGAGAACATGGTTTACCTTGATCTGTCTCACAAGGATCCGAAGGAGCTGGATGTTAAGCTCGGCGGTATCATTGAAATTTACGAGAAGTTCATGGGTGATGATCCGCGTAAAATCCCGATGAAAATCTTCCCGGCAGTTCACTATTCCATGGGCGGCATGTGGGTGGACTACAACCAAATGACCAACATTCCAGGCTTGTTTGCCGCTGGTGAATGTGAATATCAATACCATGGTGCAAACCGTCTGGGCGCGAACTCGCTGGTATCGGCCATTTATGGCGGTATGGTGGCTGGTCCAAAAGCGGTTGAATACATCAAAGGACTCAAAAAATCGTCTGCTGATGTGAATTCTTCCGTATTCGATGGCTATACCAAACGCCAAACGGATAAATACGAAGGAATCCTAAAAATGCAGGGCAACGAAAATGCCTATGTCATTCATAAAGAGCTTGGCGAGTGGATGACAGCCAATATGACGGTTGTACGTTATAACGATAAACTTGAAGCCACTATTGGCAAAATCAAGGAATTGAAAGAGCGTTACGGCAAAATCAACATGTACGATACATCCGGTTGGAATAACCCGGGTGCAGCCTTCACACGTCAGCTGTGGAACATGCTTGAACTTGCTGAAGCGATGACACTCGGCGCACTGCTGCGTAACGAAAGCCGCGGGGCACACTACAAACCGGAATTCACGGAGCGTAACGATGAAGAGTTCCTGAAAACGACCATCGCCAGCTGGTCGAAGGAAGGCCCGCAAATCTCGTACGAGCCTGTTGACGTTTCCCTGATCCCACCACGGATCCGGGACTATTCGAAGGATTAA
- the sdhB gene encoding succinate dehydrogenase iron-sulfur subunit: MAEQATANKTVKFIITRQDSPESSSYNEEFELPYRPGMNVISALMEIQRNPVNKDGKSIAPVCWESNCLEEVCGACSMVINGKPRQACAALIDKLEQPVRIEPMKTFPVVRDLVIDRNRMFNALKRVKAWIPIDGTYDLGPGPRMPEKKRQWAYELSKCMTCGVCLEACPNVNEKTDFIGPAALSQVRLFNAHPTGEMNAEDRLEALMEDGGIEGCGNSQNCVRSCPKGIPLTTSIAEMNKQTTKHMFKRWLGV, from the coding sequence ATGGCGGAACAAGCTACAGCGAACAAAACCGTCAAGTTTATCATCACCCGTCAGGACAGTCCGGAGTCGTCTTCATACAACGAAGAATTTGAACTTCCGTACCGTCCCGGCATGAACGTTATTAGTGCCCTTATGGAGATTCAGCGGAACCCGGTCAACAAAGACGGCAAGTCCATTGCCCCTGTCTGCTGGGAATCAAACTGTCTCGAAGAAGTCTGTGGAGCATGCTCCATGGTGATCAACGGTAAGCCACGTCAAGCGTGTGCAGCCCTAATCGATAAGCTGGAACAGCCGGTTCGAATCGAACCGATGAAAACCTTCCCGGTTGTACGTGACCTGGTCATCGACCGTAACCGGATGTTTAATGCCCTGAAACGGGTAAAAGCCTGGATTCCGATCGATGGTACCTATGACCTCGGTCCAGGTCCGCGGATGCCGGAGAAGAAGCGTCAGTGGGCATATGAGCTCTCCAAATGCATGACATGTGGCGTGTGTCTGGAAGCTTGTCCGAATGTTAATGAGAAAACAGACTTTATCGGCCCGGCAGCACTTTCCCAAGTCCGCCTGTTCAATGCTCACCCAACAGGAGAGATGAACGCCGAGGATCGTTTGGAAGCCCTTATGGAAGATGGAGGAATCGAGGGCTGCGGTAACTCGCAGAACTGTGTGCGCTCTTGTCCAAAAGGCATTCCGCTGACAACCTCCATTGCGGAAATGAACAAACAAACAACCAAGCATATGTTCAAACGCTGGTTGGGCGTATAA
- a CDS encoding metallophosphoesterase — protein sequence MAETPRKGSSWPPPRRSDSGPDQGSVFPGEEKDHDPSRRSFLLRMVLMTAGAALFTGGYAWLWEPRRLEVKPVQLELPGFPKSFEGLRVVQFSDAHLGFHTGLKEMEKLAETIREQAPDLICFTGDMVEREAEPMRECIPVLASMQAKYGKFAVLGNHDYRGRQQKEVEAMFKEAGFTLLRNSHAVIKQGNEQIAVTGLDDALTSQPNPLEAIEGLDTNIWKLLLMHEPDYADMAEQFGFGLQLSGHSHGGQVRFPWIGAVTTPRGSRKYIQGLYYAGKARMPVYVNRGFGMTQLPIRFLCRPELTVFELKGTRT from the coding sequence ATGGCAGAGACACCGCGTAAGGGCAGCTCATGGCCACCGCCCCGGCGCTCAGACTCTGGACCGGATCAAGGGTCCGTTTTTCCCGGTGAGGAGAAGGACCATGATCCCTCCCGGCGCAGTTTCTTGCTGCGAATGGTCTTGATGACAGCAGGAGCAGCTCTTTTCACAGGGGGATATGCGTGGCTCTGGGAACCGCGCCGCCTGGAAGTGAAGCCAGTTCAATTGGAACTGCCAGGATTTCCGAAGTCATTCGAAGGGCTGCGTGTTGTACAGTTTAGCGATGCACATCTCGGCTTTCATACCGGATTGAAGGAAATGGAGAAGCTGGCCGAGACCATACGGGAGCAGGCCCCGGATCTGATTTGTTTTACCGGAGATATGGTCGAACGGGAAGCCGAACCGATGCGGGAGTGTATACCTGTGCTGGCATCCATGCAGGCGAAGTATGGCAAATTTGCCGTATTAGGGAATCATGATTATCGGGGCAGGCAGCAGAAAGAAGTGGAAGCCATGTTCAAGGAAGCCGGCTTCACGCTGCTTCGCAACAGTCATGCTGTCATTAAACAAGGGAACGAACAGATCGCGGTGACAGGTCTGGATGATGCCCTTACAAGCCAGCCGAATCCCTTGGAAGCAATCGAAGGCTTGGACACAAACATCTGGAAACTGTTGCTAATGCATGAGCCGGATTATGCCGATATGGCTGAGCAGTTCGGATTTGGACTACAGCTATCTGGTCATAGCCATGGTGGGCAGGTTCGTTTTCCATGGATTGGAGCTGTCACGACACCGCGGGGTTCACGCAAGTATATTCAGGGGTTATATTATGCAGGCAAGGCACGTATGCCTGTCTATGTGAACCGCGGTTTTGGCATGACCCAGCTGCCAATTCGTTTTTTGTGCAGACCGGAATTAACCGTGTTTGAATTAAAGGGAACACGAACATAG
- a CDS encoding metallophosphoesterase family protein, which produces MERIAIVSDIHGNMTAWEAVLRDIRSRGIERIFCLGDLVGKGPDPVQVVDRVRETCEYVIRGNWDELVAVNQDNENFTWQAERLGAERLTYLKGLPFSHQFELSGRTIRLVHASPQSVYHRVQPWDEMEKRIAMFDAPADDPDFGEADIVGYGDVHNAYLQHFHGKMLFNAGSVGNPLDMTQASYCILEGESGSDRNKALNLQFVRVPYDIEREVLAAQQANVPSLDFYIREIRTGIYRGLQE; this is translated from the coding sequence ATGGAACGAATTGCGATTGTATCCGATATTCATGGCAACATGACAGCTTGGGAAGCCGTACTTAGAGATATCCGGAGTCGCGGGATTGAGCGTATCTTTTGTCTGGGCGACCTCGTGGGCAAAGGTCCGGATCCGGTGCAGGTGGTTGATCGGGTGAGAGAAACGTGCGAATACGTGATCCGGGGCAATTGGGATGAGCTGGTTGCGGTCAATCAGGATAATGAGAATTTTACTTGGCAGGCCGAAAGACTGGGAGCGGAACGGCTCACATACTTGAAGGGCCTTCCCTTTAGCCACCAATTTGAACTTAGTGGGCGAACGATTCGTTTGGTGCACGCCTCGCCGCAGAGTGTGTATCACCGGGTGCAGCCATGGGACGAGATGGAGAAGAGAATAGCCATGTTTGATGCTCCGGCAGATGATCCGGATTTTGGTGAAGCTGATATCGTGGGATACGGCGATGTGCATAACGCTTACTTGCAGCATTTTCATGGGAAAATGTTGTTTAATGCCGGAAGCGTAGGTAATCCACTCGATATGACGCAAGCCTCTTACTGCATTCTTGAGGGAGAGAGTGGCAGTGATCGAAACAAGGCATTAAACCTTCAATTTGTCCGGGTTCCCTACGATATCGAACGTGAAGTGCTGGCTGCACAGCAGGCGAATGTACCTTCATTGGATTTTTACATCCGGGAGATTCGTACGGGGATCTACCGCGGACTGCAAGAATAA
- a CDS encoding GNAT family N-acetyltransferase, translated as MLTRKMLDQGLPVLWTERLLLRSLRQSDFSTLSELFSDPQVIQYVNRGGQPTPIRARRLLNQIRNSSAKLDSLHYGICWKGREQIIGITSFQHWNEQSGTAQIGYILNRSCWGMGVATEAVQRLLDFGFTELNLRKVEARCYEANVPSERVLRKSGMAYERTLPSFGLSQEDGLTPDTLLDVKVYALYREEHIRSQEGKSLQT; from the coding sequence ATGCTGACCCGTAAAATGCTGGACCAAGGACTTCCTGTGTTATGGACAGAGCGACTGTTACTTCGATCTTTGCGTCAGAGTGATTTTAGCACATTATCGGAACTGTTCTCCGATCCGCAGGTCATTCAATATGTGAACAGGGGAGGCCAGCCAACGCCGATTCGAGCCCGGCGACTACTGAATCAGATCCGGAACAGTAGTGCGAAGCTGGACTCGCTGCATTATGGAATCTGTTGGAAAGGCAGGGAGCAGATCATCGGCATCACGTCTTTTCAGCACTGGAATGAGCAGAGTGGCACAGCCCAGATTGGCTATATTCTGAACAGATCCTGCTGGGGCATGGGTGTAGCGACTGAAGCTGTACAGCGTTTACTGGATTTTGGTTTTACGGAGCTGAATCTTCGGAAAGTGGAAGCACGCTGCTACGAAGCGAATGTACCATCCGAACGGGTGCTTCGCAAAAGCGGGATGGCTTACGAACGCACTCTTCCTTCATTTGGCTTGAGTCAGGAGGATGGTCTAACACCAGACACTCTACTGGACGTCAAAGTTTATGCGTTATATCGGGAAGAGCATATACGATCACAAGAGGGCAAAAGCCTGCAAACCTAG
- a CDS encoding histidinol-phosphatase, translating to MKFDLHTHHFRCGHADGNIREYIEAGIQAGLQAIGISDHTPYFASGEEQAFPRIAMAKSELRHYVDEVLALKAEYAGKIDVLLGIESDYFPLHAELYRSTLGQHPFDYIIGSVHHTEDVSIFNKTRWKGLSEARKIEVKERYYSLISQSARSGIFQILGHIDAMKGNYPAFSEIVADHAIDETLQVIGEAGVAIEINTSGKTKLSGGWYPSDAILERANHYGVKVTFGSDAHKPSRVADELEDVRTRLKEIGFTEWVYFKQKQMQIVPL from the coding sequence ATGAAATTCGATCTTCATACACATCATTTCCGCTGTGGTCATGCGGATGGCAACATTCGGGAATACATCGAAGCTGGCATTCAGGCTGGTCTTCAGGCCATTGGAATCTCCGATCACACCCCTTATTTCGCCAGTGGGGAAGAGCAAGCATTCCCCCGCATTGCGATGGCCAAGTCCGAATTGCGCCATTATGTGGATGAGGTGCTTGCACTGAAAGCGGAATATGCAGGGAAAATTGACGTGCTGCTTGGCATCGAATCCGATTATTTCCCTCTCCATGCCGAATTGTATCGCAGTACGCTGGGACAGCATCCTTTTGACTATATTATTGGTTCGGTTCACCACACGGAAGATGTCAGTATTTTCAATAAAACCCGGTGGAAAGGACTGAGTGAAGCACGGAAGATCGAAGTGAAGGAACGCTACTATTCACTGATTTCACAGTCTGCCCGGAGTGGCATATTCCAGATCCTTGGACACATTGATGCGATGAAAGGCAATTATCCTGCATTCTCCGAGATTGTTGCCGATCATGCCATAGATGAAACCTTGCAGGTTATTGGGGAGGCGGGCGTGGCTATTGAGATCAACACCTCCGGCAAAACGAAGCTAAGCGGTGGCTGGTATCCCTCTGATGCCATTTTGGAGAGAGCCAATCATTACGGGGTAAAGGTGACCTTTGGATCCGATGCCCACAAACCGTCTCGCGTAGCGGACGAATTGGAAGACGTTCGGACACGCCTGAAAGAGATCGGGTTTACGGAATGGGTATATTTCAAACAAAAACAGATGCAGATCGTTCCCTTGTAA
- a CDS encoding LysR family transcriptional regulator, translated as MNISQLETLITISKTMSFRKAGELLNLTQPAVSAQIKSLEDEFNTVLVDRNQPVTLTDRGQVFLEHAERMLDIVDELKQKLSDLDETPQGHIVLGTTTSIAIQILPRVLSYFQDQFPLIKTSIQSLPSSQIYTQVENGLIDVGIGYLTERNPNLNTSVLYYDTFELVVSPAHPLAKQKHAAVDVLRSTPLIMLSPDTVGRRFTEGIFKKHGIEPNIVMELSSSEEVKRMVEINLGAAVISKQSVAHELRQGTLRMIPLSELEVSHPVGVIYKSSRYLNSAMHQFLSDLKGMPETQFISSE; from the coding sequence ATGAATATCAGCCAACTGGAGACGCTGATTACGATCTCGAAAACGATGAGTTTCCGCAAAGCGGGAGAACTTCTGAACCTAACCCAGCCTGCCGTCTCGGCCCAGATTAAAAGTCTGGAGGATGAATTCAACACCGTTCTTGTAGATCGCAACCAACCCGTTACATTAACCGATCGCGGACAGGTGTTTTTGGAGCATGCCGAGCGCATGCTAGATATCGTAGACGAGCTGAAACAGAAGCTGTCCGATCTCGATGAAACACCTCAAGGACATATCGTACTGGGCACGACAACCTCCATTGCGATTCAGATTTTACCTCGGGTACTATCCTACTTCCAGGATCAGTTTCCATTGATCAAAACCAGTATCCAGTCCCTGCCTTCCTCGCAGATCTACACGCAGGTCGAAAATGGGTTGATTGACGTGGGTATCGGTTATCTTACCGAGCGCAATCCTAATCTGAACACCTCCGTGCTCTATTACGACACTTTTGAACTTGTTGTTTCTCCTGCCCATCCCCTTGCGAAGCAGAAGCATGCCGCGGTGGATGTACTGCGCAGCACCCCACTGATTATGCTGTCGCCAGATACGGTCGGCAGACGGTTTACAGAAGGCATTTTCAAAAAACATGGCATTGAGCCCAATATCGTGATGGAATTGTCAAGCAGTGAGGAAGTCAAACGGATGGTCGAGATTAATCTCGGAGCGGCAGTGATATCCAAGCAATCCGTCGCACATGAACTGCGTCAGGGCACACTTCGGATGATTCCGCTAAGTGAACTTGAGGTTAGTCATCCTGTAGGCGTCATTTACAAATCCAGTCGTTATCTTAATTCGGCCATGCATCAATTCCTGAGTGACCTCAAAGGCATGCCGGAAACCCAATTTATCAGTTCAGAATGA
- a CDS encoding chemotaxis protein CheX, with product MKAEVINPFLESARNVFEQLIQVSPSTGSLGVKNVEYIADHVWIVIGMTGQLSGNIVFGIQEQVALRIVSAMMGGFVITEMDEMSKSAISELGNMISGNASTILSNQGVVVDITPPQVLKSEHLTGFNATKALSIPLLMDGIGEMDIQVMIS from the coding sequence GTGAAAGCGGAAGTGATTAATCCTTTCCTGGAATCCGCACGCAACGTATTCGAACAACTCATCCAGGTTTCGCCTTCCACCGGAAGTCTTGGCGTGAAGAATGTAGAGTACATAGCAGACCATGTCTGGATCGTGATCGGAATGACGGGCCAACTGAGCGGAAACATTGTTTTCGGAATTCAGGAACAAGTTGCACTGCGAATTGTCTCTGCCATGATGGGTGGTTTTGTAATTACCGAAATGGATGAAATGAGTAAAAGTGCCATCTCGGAACTGGGCAACATGATTAGCGGCAACGCGAGCACGATCCTGTCAAACCAGGGTGTCGTGGTGGACATCACGCCTCCGCAAGTGTTGAAGTCCGAACATTTGACCGGATTTAATGCAACGAAGGCACTGAGTATTCCACTGTTGATGGACGGAATTGGTGAGATGGATATTCAGGTAATGATCTCGTAA